One Syngnathoides biaculeatus isolate LvHL_M chromosome 4, ASM1980259v1, whole genome shotgun sequence DNA window includes the following coding sequences:
- the il12b2 gene encoding interleukin-12 subunit beta: protein MRSMWILGLLFIGLMGASGLNYFPKNFVMAKRNGNATLRCSTTSKGSEVSWEFGGEEVDEEYGDNMVKDGPNLLVKEVDGPALGNYTCWSGGESMSTYLLLMVEVDKELDSFLTCRAKSYDCTFTCTWNDSRYKAVRLGLGPDCRIGRNSCHWVGSNQQDGRLEFVLHHSLSPYAEESTPLELTAQAIQGHSLLHKTKRFYLQDIIEPDSPQKVKCQKLAQHLKVTVHPPSSWSTPDSFFPLEHEVEYEYPDGKIGRGSPFLIPKKIWKLKVRSRDLLVQSRWSQWSQWINVTS, encoded by the exons ATG AGATCAATGTGGATACTCGGGCTCCTCTTCATTGGCCTGATGGGAGCAAGTGGACTCAACTACTTCCCTAAAAATT ttgtgaTGGCAAAGAGAAATGGCAACGCCACATTGCGGTGTAGTACGACATCCAAGGGAagtgaagtcagctgggagttTGGGGGTGAGGAGGTGGATGAAGAATACGGGGACAATATGGTGAAGGATGGTCCAAATCTCCTGGTCAAGGAGGTAGACGGTCCTGCACTGGGAAACTACACTTGCTGGAGCGGAGGAGAGAGCATGTCCACTTATCTCCTGCTGATGGTCGAGGTTGACAAGGAACTTG ATTCTTTCCTCACCTGTCGCGCAAAGTCTTACGACTGCACATTTACCTGCACATGGAACGACAGTAGATACAAAGCTGTGCGACTTGGACTGGGCCCTGATTG CCGTATAGGACGCAACTCGTGTCACTGGGTCGGCAGCAACCAGCAAGATGGGAGACTCGAATTTGTGCTTCACCACTCACTCTCCCCCTATGCCGAGGAGAGCACCCCGCTGGAACTCACCGCTCAGGCCATCCAGGGCCATTCCCTCCTGCATAAAACTAAGAGATTTTATCTTCAAGATATCA TTGAGCCAGACAGTCCTCAGAAGGTCAAATGCCAAAAGTTGGCTCAACACCTGAAAGTGACCGTCCATCCTCCATCCAGTTGGTCCACCCCTGACAGCTTCTTCCCCCTGGAACATGAAGTGGAATATGAGTACCCTGATGGAAAG ATTGGACGTGGCTCGCCCTTCCTGATACCCAAGAAGATCTGGAAGCTGAAGGTTCGCTCCCGAGATCTGCTGGTGCAGTCCAGATGGAGCCAATGGTCTCAATGGATAAATGTAACCTCCTGA
- the LOC133499357 gene encoding transcription factor BTF3-like isoform X2, which yields MFTNQGTVIHFNNPKVQASLAANTFTITGHPENKQLTEMLPGILHQLGADSLTSLRRLAETLPNPIGESKAPMIAAEEEDDEVPDLVENFDEASKNEAN from the exons ATGTTCACAAATCAGGGAACAGTTATCCACTTCAACAACCCTAAGGTGCAGGCATCCCTGGCGGCCAACACCTTCACCATCACGGGCCACCCTGAGAACAAACAGCTCACGGAGATGCTCCCAGGAATCCTACACCAGTTGGGAGCAGACAGTCTTACAAGCCTCAGGAGATTAGCGGAGACGCTACCCAATCCAA TCGGGGAGAGCAAAGCACCCATGATCGCTGCTGAAGAGGAGGATGACGAAGTTCCTG ATCTTGTCGAGAACTTTGATGAGGCTTCAAAGAACGAGGCCAACTAA
- the LOC133499692 gene encoding G-protein coupled receptor 15-like isoform X1, translating into MVAGSVTLAIASSRLLRVQNRFIFMLNTSLSDTLTGFSVYYLGLFDVQEGYPSRNGTFYILPSFLGVNVLTFLFAQFDRYLAVCHPFFYHRFISRSLVIGACAFCWIYTYSILTVQNMVPISKAAQINAFGVMTLQIIVLVKVLMTVKLYVIARNHLAREPPSAERDSKRESLRIIVFVVICFLALWCPSFINIIVRQLTRTGLRFRNEATNLFAIMARLNALVTPALYIWGSPALRGAVWRRVCPRPRVG; encoded by the exons ATGGTGGCCGGCTCGGTCACCCTGGCCATTGCATCGAGCCGCCTGCTGCGTGTCCAGAACCGCTTCATCTTCATGCTCAACACCAGCCTGAGCGACACGCTCACCGGCTTCTCCGTCTACTACCTGGGCCTGTTCGACGTCCAGGAGGGCTACCCGTCCCGCAACGGAACTTTCTACATCCTGCCCTCCTTCCTCGGCGTTAACGTGCTGACCTTCCTGTTTGCCCAGTTCGACCGGTATCTGGCCGTGTGCCACCCGTTCTTCTACCACCGCTTCATCAGCCGCTCGCTGGTCATCGGCGCGTGTGCCTTCTGCTGGATCTACACCTACTCCATCCTCACTGTCCAGAACATGGTGCCCATCTCCAAGGCAGCCCAGATCAACGCCTTCGGGGTCATGACACTACAGATCATCGTGCTCGTCAAG GTGCTGATGACCGTCAAGTTGTACGTGATCGCCCGTAACCACCTGGCCCGAGAGCCGCCCAGCGCCGAGCGGGACAGCAAGAGGGAGTCGCTGCGAATCATCGTGTTTGTGGTCATCTGCTTCCTGGCCCTGTGGTGCCCCTCGTTCATCAACATCATCGTCAGGCAGCTCACCCGGACCGGTCTCCGCTTCCGCAACGAGGCCACCAACCTGTTCGCCATCATGGCGCGCCTCAACGCGCTGGTCACCCCGGCTCTGTACATCTGGGGCAGCCCGGCCCTCAGGGGGGCCGTGTGGAGGCGGGTGTGCCCTAGACCGAGAGTTGGATAA
- the LOC133499692 gene encoding G-protein coupled receptor 15-like isoform X2, with product MPLILTRVTGKLEPIPDGLGQKADYTLKWSPVSRRADIDTITERESIPSCHQQTQFDRYLAVCHPFFYHRFISRSLVIGACAFCWIYTYSILTVQNMVPISKAAQINAFGVMTLQIIVLVKVLMTVKLYVIARNHLAREPPSAERDSKRESLRIIVFVVICFLALWCPSFINIIVRQLTRTGLRFRNEATNLFAIMARLNALVTPALYIWGSPALRGAVWRRVCPRPRVG from the exons ATG ccgctcatcctcacaagggtcacaggaaagctggagcctatcccagatggcctcgggcaaaaggcggactacaccctgaagtggtcgccagtcagtcgcagggcagatattgacaccatcactgagcgggaatcgatcccaagcTGCCACCAACAAactcag TTCGACCGGTATCTGGCCGTGTGCCACCCGTTCTTCTACCACCGCTTCATCAGCCGCTCGCTGGTCATCGGCGCGTGTGCCTTCTGCTGGATCTACACCTACTCCATCCTCACTGTCCAGAACATGGTGCCCATCTCCAAGGCAGCCCAGATCAACGCCTTCGGGGTCATGACACTACAGATCATCGTGCTCGTCAAG GTGCTGATGACCGTCAAGTTGTACGTGATCGCCCGTAACCACCTGGCCCGAGAGCCGCCCAGCGCCGAGCGGGACAGCAAGAGGGAGTCGCTGCGAATCATCGTGTTTGTGGTCATCTGCTTCCTGGCCCTGTGGTGCCCCTCGTTCATCAACATCATCGTCAGGCAGCTCACCCGGACCGGTCTCCGCTTCCGCAACGAGGCCACCAACCTGTTCGCCATCATGGCGCGCCTCAACGCGCTGGTCACCCCGGCTCTGTACATCTGGGGCAGCCCGGCCCTCAGGGGGGCCGTGTGGAGGCGGGTGTGCCCTAGACCGAGAGTTGGATAA
- the LOC133499357 gene encoding transcription factor BTF3 homolog 4-like isoform X1, whose product MLRHLRFLPLPQSFIHCLRRVFTHSQMKDSIMNQEKLAKLQVQVRIGGKGSARRKKKVVHRTATADDKKLQFSLKKLGVNNISGIEEVNMFTNQGTVIHFNNPKVQASLAANTFTITGHPENKQLTEMLPGILHQLGADSLTSLRRLAETLPNPIGESKAPMIAAEEEDDEVPDLVENFDEASKNEAN is encoded by the exons ATGTTGCGTCACCTCCGGTTCTTGCCCCTTCCTCAGAGTTTCATCCACTGTTTAAGACGCGTGTTTACACACTCCCAG ATGAAGGACTCCATAATGAACCAGGAGAAGCTTGCCAAATTGCAAGTGCAGGTCCGCATAGGTGGCAAG GGATCAGCCCGCAGAAAGAAAAAGGTCGTGCACAGAACAGCAACAGCAGATGACAAGAAGCTGCAGTTCTCCTTAAAGAAGCTGGGAGTCAACAATATCTCTGGGATTGAGGAG GTGAATATGTTCACAAATCAGGGAACAGTTATCCACTTCAACAACCCTAAGGTGCAGGCATCCCTGGCGGCCAACACCTTCACCATCACGGGCCACCCTGAGAACAAACAGCTCACGGAGATGCTCCCAGGAATCCTACACCAGTTGGGAGCAGACAGTCTTACAAGCCTCAGGAGATTAGCGGAGACGCTACCCAATCCAA TCGGGGAGAGCAAAGCACCCATGATCGCTGCTGAAGAGGAGGATGACGAAGTTCCTG ATCTTGTCGAGAACTTTGATGAGGCTTCAAAGAACGAGGCCAACTAA